One part of the Sorangiineae bacterium MSr11954 genome encodes these proteins:
- a CDS encoding RidA family protein, with product MAGKIETRLAELKIELPAAAAPVANFVPCVQSGNLLFVSGQVTFWNGELRYVGKVGKEVSVEEAQQGARLCALNILAQVRAFLGDLDRVVRICQVQGFVNGVPEFKDHPKVVNGASDLFVEVFGDAGKHARFAVGSGSLPLGVSVEVAATLEVT from the coding sequence ATGGCTGGAAAAATCGAAACGCGTCTCGCCGAGCTGAAGATCGAGCTGCCCGCCGCCGCGGCGCCGGTCGCCAATTTCGTTCCGTGCGTGCAGTCCGGGAATCTGCTGTTCGTCTCCGGGCAGGTCACGTTCTGGAACGGCGAGCTGCGCTATGTCGGCAAAGTCGGCAAAGAGGTATCCGTCGAGGAGGCGCAGCAAGGCGCGAGGCTCTGCGCGCTCAACATCCTCGCCCAGGTCCGCGCGTTCCTCGGCGACTTGGATCGGGTCGTGCGCATTTGCCAGGTGCAAGGCTTCGTGAACGGGGTTCCGGAGTTCAAGGATCACCCCAAGGTGGTCAACGGCGCCTCCGACCTGTTCGTCGAGGTCTTCGGCGACGCCGGCAAGCACGCCCGCTTCGCCGTCGGCTCGGGATCGCTGCCCCTCGGCGTCTCGGTCGAAGTGGCGGCGACGTTGGAAGTGACGTGA
- a CDS encoding carbonic anhydrase, protein MIEKLVKGIHSFQTGYFAKHQGLFEELSTEGQRPEALFVTCSDSRVVPSLITNSAPGDLFIVRNIGNVIPSPDLPGGTAAALQYAVEVLEVQNIIVCGHTQCGAIAALLNPENMEKLQYVRKWLAQAADLRTVIEGRYGHLAPEAKLTAAVEENVLVQLEHLRAYPFVSERLEAGKLRLMGWVFELATGKVFNYDPHQDEFTVLADPDDPDGGGAKPR, encoded by the coding sequence ATGATCGAGAAGCTCGTCAAAGGGATCCACTCGTTTCAGACAGGCTATTTCGCCAAGCACCAGGGGCTCTTCGAAGAGCTCTCCACCGAGGGCCAAAGACCGGAAGCCTTGTTCGTGACCTGCTCCGACTCGCGGGTCGTTCCATCGCTCATCACGAACTCGGCGCCGGGCGATCTGTTCATCGTCCGCAACATCGGAAACGTGATCCCGAGCCCCGACCTGCCGGGGGGCACCGCCGCCGCGTTGCAGTACGCGGTGGAGGTGCTGGAGGTCCAGAACATCATCGTGTGCGGCCACACGCAGTGCGGCGCGATCGCGGCCCTCCTCAACCCCGAGAACATGGAGAAGCTGCAGTACGTGCGAAAGTGGCTCGCCCAAGCCGCGGATCTCCGCACGGTGATCGAGGGCCGCTACGGCCACCTCGCGCCCGAGGCGAAGCTCACCGCCGCGGTGGAGGAGAACGTGCTCGTGCAGCTCGAGCACCTGCGCGCCTATCCCTTCGTGTCCGAGCGACTGGAGGCGGGCAAGCTCCGTCTCATGGGCTGGGTCTTCGAGCTCGCGACCGGCAAGGTCTTCAACTACGACCCGCACCAGGACGAGTTCACCGTGCTGGCCGACCCCGACGACCCCGACGGAGGCGGCGCCAAACCCCGGTGA
- a CDS encoding threonine/serine dehydratase yields the protein MQDRLSRERILSVEKRIRPYVRRTPVVHVDAADFGLPSFPLTIKLELLQHAGSFKTRGAFTNLLTRAIPQAGIAAASGGNHGAAVAYAAHKLGAPAKIFVPSISSPAKVERIRSYGADLVVGGDRYADALASCEAFIAKSGALSVHAFDQVETLEGQATLGLELEEQAPELDTVLAGVGGGGLLGGICAWYAGRTRIVGVEPEGAPTLTKALEAGKPVDAEMGSIAADSLAPRRVGELMFPLAQRYASGVRLVSDDHIRTAQRALWSVLRIVAEPGGVAAFAAILAQRYEPKPGEKVGVVVSGGNTTAVHFGS from the coding sequence ATGCAGGATCGACTCTCTCGCGAACGAATCCTTTCGGTCGAAAAACGCATCCGCCCTTACGTTCGCCGAACCCCGGTCGTCCACGTCGACGCCGCCGATTTCGGCCTTCCTTCCTTTCCGCTGACCATCAAGCTGGAGCTGCTCCAGCACGCGGGCTCCTTCAAGACGCGCGGCGCCTTCACGAACTTGCTCACGCGCGCGATCCCCCAGGCGGGCATCGCGGCCGCGTCCGGCGGCAACCATGGCGCGGCGGTGGCCTATGCCGCGCACAAGCTCGGCGCCCCGGCCAAGATCTTCGTCCCCAGCATCTCGTCGCCTGCCAAAGTGGAGCGCATTCGCAGCTACGGCGCCGATCTGGTGGTGGGCGGCGATCGCTACGCCGACGCGCTGGCGTCGTGCGAGGCGTTCATCGCGAAATCGGGCGCCCTCTCGGTGCACGCCTTCGATCAGGTCGAGACGTTGGAAGGCCAAGCCACCCTCGGCCTGGAGCTCGAAGAGCAGGCGCCCGAGCTCGACACGGTGCTCGCGGGGGTCGGCGGCGGGGGCCTCCTCGGTGGAATTTGCGCCTGGTACGCGGGCCGCACGCGGATCGTTGGCGTCGAGCCCGAGGGCGCGCCCACCCTGACCAAGGCGCTGGAAGCTGGAAAGCCCGTCGACGCCGAAATGGGGAGCATCGCCGCCGACTCGCTCGCCCCGCGGAGGGTGGGGGAGCTCATGTTCCCGCTCGCCCAACGATACGCCAGCGGCGTGCGCTTGGTCTCCGACGACCACATTCGCACCGCGCAGCGCGCCTTGTGGAGCGTGCTGCGCATCGTGGCCGAGCCAGGCGGCGTGGCCGCATTTGCCGCGATCCTCGCGCAGCGCTACGAGCCGAAGCCGGGCGAAAAGGTCGGTGTGGTCGTGAGCGGCGGAAACACCACCGCCGTGCACTTCGGGTCCTAG
- a CDS encoding trypsin-like peptidase domain-containing protein produces the protein MKILVSLAATSVFLAFGCSGTGTDQPTSPEVNDPIPGKGSENNDTPSQAPVVDEGTSEAATVAAAPEDHPDFIRKKKDPEHYRVNRGEGIQPFSICGTDDKQYVNSYTGNLGVSVAYVNTYKGAVGVSETSISEGPSVKFCTGTLIANDLFLTASHCVDSSTKTEYVAFNYERKANSTEVLPQQHFKITGIVEDGLGGLDYAILRLAGNPGATFGVTKTNKVDPTSNAILAIIQHPGLKPKQIEAGHFAGLSGDYISYGDIDTEGGSSGSGVLNAAGELVGVHTLGGCTATGGRNFGVRMSKIAAASAIIN, from the coding sequence ATGAAAATCCTCGTTTCCTTGGCGGCAACATCGGTTTTTCTGGCATTCGGTTGCAGCGGCACCGGCACCGACCAACCCACGTCCCCGGAGGTGAACGATCCGATCCCAGGTAAGGGCAGCGAGAACAACGACACCCCCAGCCAAGCGCCCGTAGTAGACGAAGGAACATCCGAGGCCGCGACGGTGGCGGCGGCTCCCGAGGACCATCCGGATTTCATTCGCAAGAAGAAAGACCCCGAGCACTACAGGGTCAATCGCGGAGAAGGGATTCAACCCTTCAGCATTTGCGGAACGGACGACAAACAATACGTCAATTCCTACACGGGCAACCTGGGGGTCAGCGTCGCCTACGTGAATACGTACAAAGGCGCGGTCGGTGTCTCCGAGACGAGCATCTCCGAGGGGCCGAGCGTCAAGTTCTGCACCGGCACCTTGATCGCGAACGATCTGTTCCTCACCGCCAGCCATTGCGTCGACAGCAGCACCAAGACGGAGTACGTCGCCTTCAACTACGAGCGCAAGGCCAACTCCACCGAGGTGCTGCCGCAACAACACTTCAAGATCACCGGGATCGTCGAAGATGGTCTCGGGGGTCTCGACTACGCCATCCTGCGGTTGGCAGGCAATCCAGGCGCCACCTTTGGGGTGACCAAGACCAACAAAGTCGATCCGACCTCCAACGCCATACTGGCCATCATCCAGCATCCCGGTCTCAAACCGAAGCAGATCGAGGCCGGTCATTTCGCGGGCCTCAGCGGGGACTACATCTCCTACGGGGATATCGATACCGAGGGCGGGAGCTCGGGCTCCGGCGTCCTCAATGCCGCGGGCGAGCTCGTGGGCGTTCACACCCTCGGCGGCTGCACCGCCACCGGCGGCCGAAATTTCGGCGTCCGCATGTCGAAGATCGCGGCCGCGTCGGCGATCATCAATTAG
- a CDS encoding Uma2 family endonuclease yields MTQNPLPKHPDLSHVRHVRAPVPLYFPDFIEVPESSTHLGIRTFLSGVLRFTLGDGHSVHSGRFVYWNPRNPKCCVAPDVLVRLDQPQGDFRSWKTWECGGVPQLAVEIIRSNDFEWLDWDQRLERYHELGVQELVCFDPEKPEGARLRVWDLIEEDLVEREIENDTTPCATLQLTWVVAPIPGAPFGLRLVDLDGNLVPSELEAKAKALEAAEARVRELEELLRQKGG; encoded by the coding sequence ATGACCCAGAATCCGCTCCCGAAGCACCCCGATCTATCGCACGTGCGCCATGTTCGAGCGCCGGTCCCGTTGTATTTTCCAGACTTCATCGAGGTACCCGAGTCCTCGACCCATCTGGGGATACGCACGTTCCTCTCTGGAGTGCTGCGCTTCACGCTGGGTGATGGGCACTCGGTGCACTCCGGGAGATTCGTCTACTGGAATCCACGCAATCCAAAGTGCTGCGTGGCGCCCGACGTGCTCGTGCGACTCGACCAGCCGCAAGGCGATTTTCGGTCCTGGAAGACGTGGGAGTGCGGGGGCGTCCCTCAACTCGCGGTCGAAATCATCCGCTCGAACGACTTCGAATGGCTGGATTGGGACCAGAGGCTCGAGCGCTACCACGAGCTCGGCGTCCAGGAGTTGGTTTGTTTCGATCCGGAGAAACCCGAGGGGGCAAGGCTCCGCGTTTGGGACCTCATCGAGGAAGATCTCGTAGAACGGGAGATCGAAAACGACACGACGCCTTGCGCGACCTTGCAGCTCACATGGGTGGTCGCGCCGATCCCAGGGGCGCCGTTTGGTTTGCGCCTCGTCGACCTCGACGGAAACCTGGTGCCGAGCGAGCTCGAAGCAAAGGCAAAGGCGCTCGAAGCCGCCGAAGCCCGCGTGCGCGAGCTCGAAGAGCTGCTCCGTCAAAAGGGCGGCTGA
- a CDS encoding GNAT family N-acetyltransferase — translation MARHTDDPALTPETRSTGEGLVVKVRRIHRRDLNRVWEFLKLCFRDVNRQTVEYQRPRSKKRFLEVYEEEGVEQLLFEVTAEDGDAIVGYTECTFEILGEDNWMNERYFANRDMRPLFIEELAVHPNYQGQGIGAFIMEQLEHLAKIRGCTHLVLEVAENNESALHFYRARSFYKLDAAIFMAKRLVVGSDLLPPRKLKKSRAPSKKGAPKSNSTSKKDKDKDGEEN, via the coding sequence ATGGCCCGGCATACGGATGACCCCGCGCTGACCCCCGAGACCCGTTCGACCGGCGAAGGACTCGTCGTCAAGGTGCGCCGCATCCATCGCCGCGACTTGAACCGGGTCTGGGAATTTCTGAAGCTTTGCTTCCGCGACGTCAACCGCCAGACCGTCGAGTACCAAAGGCCGCGCTCGAAGAAGCGCTTCCTCGAGGTGTACGAGGAGGAGGGGGTCGAGCAGCTGCTCTTCGAGGTCACGGCCGAGGACGGCGACGCCATCGTGGGCTACACCGAGTGCACCTTCGAGATCCTCGGTGAGGACAATTGGATGAACGAGCGCTACTTCGCCAACCGCGACATGCGCCCGCTGTTCATCGAGGAGCTCGCCGTGCACCCCAACTACCAGGGGCAGGGCATCGGCGCGTTCATCATGGAGCAGCTCGAGCACCTCGCCAAAATCCGCGGGTGCACGCACCTCGTGCTGGAGGTGGCCGAGAACAACGAGTCCGCCCTCCATTTTTACCGCGCGCGCAGCTTCTACAAGCTCGACGCGGCCATCTTCATGGCCAAGCGCCTCGTGGTGGGCTCGGACCTCCTTCCCCCGCGCAAATTGAAGAAGTCCCGAGCCCCCTCGAAGAAGGGCGCCCCCAAGAGCAACAGCACGTCCAAAAAGGACAAAGACAAAGACGGCGAAGAGAACTAA
- a CDS encoding GH92 family glycosyl hydrolase translates to MTDNVVTDEGAAFRRKTEFFSSLEAKDPQPTWTNTVETGPGGAKKALGITGPKPTGIPGNVTDQVVAVTASKEHTSAGEIADNLSDGDVRSKWLAFESTGWVAYKLAAPVAIVRYALASANDAPERDPKDWTFQGSHDGDTWVDLDRRTDQSFGGRFETRQFEFTNTTAYLHYRLKITANHSGNIVQLAELQISNGDNVPPPTDEMRSATGRGPTSSYNAKTRVGFTGVRGLEYGGTHTGSGRVYSYNKVFDVDVVVTPHTELSYLIFPSFVEGDLTYASTYAAVDLAFSDGTYLSQLGALDQHAAVLSPRAQGESKTLYTNDWNYKVSKIGEVAAGKRIKRILVAYDNPNGAPNTAFGGYIDDITLAGHPASPRHRRPSDWVLTTRGTNSSGGFSRGNNFPATAVPHGFNFWTPVTNAGSNSWLYSYHRSNNADNLPALQALSLSHEPSPWMGDRQSFQVMPSTASGAPDADRNARKLPFRHENEVARAHYYGVTFENGLRAEIAPTDHAAMFRFTFTGDDANLIFDNINDSGGLTLDAGSGTVSGYSDHRSGLSTGATRMFVYATFDRPVIASGKLPGGGGANVTGYFRFGVEEGNRTVTMRIATSLISLEQAKQNLLQEIGPNDTFDAIKERARRLWDAKLGVVEVDDASPDQLTTLYSNLYRLFLYPNSGYEKTGKGSKGGYQYASPVAAPPNVDPPAGAPPTVVDGKVYVNNGFWDTYRSTWAAYALLTPSDAGEMIDGFVEQYRQGGWIARWSSPGYADLMTGTSSDVAFADAYLRGVTNFDAKAAYDAALRNATVATPDRHVGRKGNERSIFLGYTPTSTDAGLSWAMAGYLNDFGIANMAKALSRDPGDPRHQEYVENAEYFLSRAQNYVNLFDPSIGFFQGRSASGAWRVPKESYDPREWGHDYTETNGWNTTFDPAYDGQGLANLYGGRDKLASKLDAFFATPETATFPGSYGGTIHEMLEARDVRMGQLGLSNQPSFHIPYMYVYTGQPWKTQEKVREAMARLFVGSNIGQGYLGDEDNGATSSWGIFSALGFYPLQVGSPTYVIGSPLFTRATVQLENGRRIVIRARKNGPQNVYVQSLRVNGVPYTKTYLPHALLAKGAVLDFEMGPRPSSWGTGEADVPPSITRGDEVARPLHDVSSACTGGTSADGGDATDVARLFDDSSATAPVVFASATPWVQCKTAGGERVRFYSLTSSKDAAGGDPTDWVLEGSSDGTAWTPLDPRTAQTFAWRSQTRAFKVPDTGATYTYYRIRITRSTAATTALGEVELLAN, encoded by the coding sequence TTGACTGACAACGTTGTCACGGACGAAGGCGCAGCCTTTCGCCGCAAGACGGAGTTTTTCTCGTCCCTCGAAGCCAAAGACCCGCAACCCACGTGGACGAACACGGTGGAGACGGGACCTGGCGGCGCCAAAAAGGCTTTGGGCATCACGGGTCCCAAGCCCACGGGCATTCCCGGCAATGTGACCGACCAAGTCGTCGCCGTCACGGCCAGCAAAGAACACACGAGCGCGGGGGAGATCGCGGACAACCTGAGCGACGGCGACGTTCGATCGAAGTGGCTCGCCTTCGAGAGCACGGGTTGGGTCGCCTACAAGCTCGCGGCGCCCGTCGCGATCGTGCGCTACGCCTTGGCCTCGGCGAACGATGCCCCCGAGCGCGATCCCAAGGACTGGACATTTCAAGGCTCGCACGATGGTGACACGTGGGTCGATCTCGATCGGCGCACGGATCAAAGCTTCGGCGGGCGCTTCGAGACGCGTCAGTTCGAGTTCACGAACACCACCGCGTACCTTCATTATCGATTGAAGATCACCGCCAACCATAGCGGCAACATCGTGCAGCTGGCGGAGCTGCAAATCTCCAACGGAGACAATGTGCCGCCGCCCACCGACGAGATGCGCTCGGCCACGGGCAGGGGGCCCACCAGCTCGTACAACGCCAAGACGCGCGTGGGGTTCACGGGGGTGCGCGGGCTCGAGTACGGCGGCACGCACACGGGCAGCGGGCGCGTGTACTCGTACAACAAAGTCTTCGACGTGGACGTGGTGGTGACACCGCACACCGAGCTCTCGTACCTGATCTTCCCGAGCTTCGTGGAAGGCGATTTGACGTATGCGAGCACGTACGCGGCCGTCGATCTCGCGTTCTCGGACGGCACGTACCTCAGCCAGCTCGGCGCGTTGGATCAGCACGCGGCCGTCTTGAGCCCGCGCGCGCAAGGGGAGTCGAAGACCCTCTATACGAACGACTGGAACTACAAAGTATCGAAGATTGGCGAGGTCGCCGCGGGCAAGCGGATCAAGCGCATCCTGGTGGCGTACGACAACCCCAACGGCGCCCCCAACACGGCGTTTGGCGGCTACATCGACGATATCACCCTCGCGGGGCACCCGGCTTCGCCGCGGCACAGGAGGCCCTCGGACTGGGTGCTCACCACCCGCGGCACCAACTCGAGCGGCGGCTTCTCGCGCGGCAACAATTTCCCGGCCACGGCGGTGCCGCACGGGTTCAACTTCTGGACCCCGGTGACCAACGCCGGCTCCAACAGCTGGCTTTACAGCTACCACCGCAGCAACAACGCCGACAACCTGCCGGCGTTGCAGGCCCTGAGCCTCAGCCACGAGCCGAGCCCCTGGATGGGCGACCGACAGAGCTTCCAGGTGATGCCGTCGACCGCCAGCGGCGCGCCGGACGCGGACCGCAACGCGCGCAAGCTGCCGTTCCGGCACGAGAACGAGGTGGCGCGCGCGCACTATTACGGCGTGACATTCGAAAATGGGCTGCGGGCGGAGATCGCGCCCACCGATCACGCGGCGATGTTCCGTTTCACCTTCACCGGCGACGACGCGAACCTGATCTTCGACAACATCAACGACAGCGGCGGCCTCACGCTCGACGCGGGCAGCGGCACCGTGAGCGGCTATTCCGATCATCGAAGCGGGCTATCGACGGGCGCCACGCGCATGTTCGTGTATGCCACCTTCGACCGGCCGGTGATCGCCAGCGGGAAGCTGCCCGGCGGCGGCGGCGCGAACGTGACCGGCTATTTCCGATTTGGCGTGGAGGAGGGCAATCGGACGGTCACCATGCGGATCGCCACCTCGCTCATCAGCCTGGAGCAAGCCAAGCAGAACCTCCTGCAGGAGATCGGACCGAACGACACGTTCGATGCGATCAAGGAGCGCGCGCGGCGGCTCTGGGACGCGAAGCTCGGCGTGGTGGAGGTGGACGACGCCAGCCCCGATCAGCTCACCACCCTGTATTCGAACTTGTACCGGCTGTTTCTGTATCCGAACTCCGGATACGAAAAGACGGGCAAAGGCTCCAAGGGCGGATACCAATATGCGAGCCCGGTGGCGGCGCCTCCGAATGTCGATCCTCCGGCCGGGGCGCCCCCGACCGTCGTCGACGGCAAGGTGTACGTGAACAATGGGTTCTGGGATACGTACCGCTCCACGTGGGCCGCGTATGCGCTGCTCACGCCCTCGGACGCCGGCGAGATGATCGACGGGTTCGTGGAGCAGTACCGCCAGGGCGGCTGGATCGCGCGTTGGTCGTCGCCCGGCTATGCGGATTTGATGACCGGCACCAGCTCGGACGTGGCGTTCGCCGACGCCTACCTGCGCGGGGTGACCAACTTCGACGCCAAGGCGGCGTACGATGCGGCGCTGAGGAACGCCACGGTGGCGACGCCCGATCGGCACGTGGGGCGCAAAGGCAATGAGCGCTCGATCTTCCTCGGGTACACGCCCACGTCGACCGACGCGGGGCTCTCGTGGGCGATGGCCGGCTACCTCAACGACTTCGGCATCGCCAACATGGCCAAGGCGCTGAGCCGCGATCCCGGCGATCCGCGTCATCAGGAGTACGTGGAGAACGCCGAGTACTTCCTCAGCCGCGCGCAGAACTACGTGAACCTGTTCGATCCGAGCATCGGCTTCTTCCAAGGACGCTCGGCGAGCGGCGCCTGGCGCGTGCCCAAGGAGAGCTACGATCCGCGCGAGTGGGGCCATGACTACACGGAGACCAACGGGTGGAATACCACCTTCGATCCCGCCTACGACGGGCAAGGCCTCGCCAACCTCTACGGCGGGCGCGACAAGCTCGCCTCGAAGCTGGATGCGTTCTTCGCCACCCCGGAGACCGCGACCTTCCCCGGATCGTACGGCGGCACCATCCACGAGATGCTCGAGGCGCGCGATGTTCGCATGGGGCAGCTCGGCTTGAGCAACCAGCCGTCGTTTCACATCCCGTACATGTACGTGTACACGGGCCAGCCCTGGAAGACACAGGAGAAGGTGCGCGAGGCCATGGCGCGTCTCTTCGTCGGCAGCAACATCGGCCAGGGGTACTTGGGGGACGAGGACAATGGCGCGACCTCGTCGTGGGGCATCTTCAGCGCGCTCGGGTTCTACCCGCTGCAAGTGGGCAGCCCCACGTACGTGATCGGCTCCCCGCTGTTCACGCGGGCGACGGTTCAACTCGAGAACGGGCGGCGCATCGTCATCCGCGCGCGAAAGAACGGCCCCCAGAACGTGTACGTGCAGAGCCTGCGCGTGAACGGGGTGCCCTACACCAAGACGTATTTGCCGCACGCGCTCTTGGCCAAAGGCGCCGTTCTGGACTTCGAGATGGGCCCCCGCCCTTCGAGCTGGGGAACCGGTGAAGCGGACGTGCCGCCCTCCATCACCCGCGGCGACGAGGTCGCGCGCCCGCTCCACGACGTCAGCTCCGCGTGCACCGGGGGTACGAGCGCCGACGGAGGCGACGCCACCGACGTCGCCCGCCTCTTCGACGATAGCTCCGCCACCGCGCCGGTGGTCTTCGCCAGCGCCACCCCGTGGGTCCAGTGCAAGACGGCCGGCGGCGAGCGGGTCCGCTTCTACAGCTTGACCTCGAGCAAGGACGCGGCCGGCGGCGATCCCACCGATTGGGTCCTCGAGGGCTCGAGCGACGGCACCGCATGGACCCCGCTCGACCCGCGCACCGCGCAGACCTTCGCGTGGCGCTCGCAGACGCGCGCCTTCAAGGTCCCCGATACGGGTGCAACCTACACGTATTACCGGATCCGGATCACCAGGAGCACCGCCGCGACGACGGCGCTCGGTGAGGTGGAGCTCCTCGCGAACTAG
- a CDS encoding glutathione S-transferase N-terminal domain-containing protein gives MRFPSASSWATLCGMDTLYYSPGACSFVAHVALEEIGRPFETIAVPIDEGAHKRPEYLAINPHARVPALRTEGAVVTELGAILSYLADREPAAKLAPPPGTLARARFQEWLSWLASSVHIAFAQIWRGERFSDDTGTHPTIAETGRRTVRAYYAEIDAKLGDRPYALESYSAVDPYLTNFYRWGHRIGEPMGGYRSLERLAHTVAARPAAQRAFARERTSLTG, from the coding sequence ATGCGTTTTCCTTCTGCATCGTCTTGGGCCACCTTGTGCGGCATGGACACGCTCTATTACTCGCCCGGCGCATGTTCCTTCGTTGCCCACGTGGCCCTGGAGGAGATTGGCCGGCCCTTCGAGACCATCGCCGTTCCCATCGACGAGGGCGCGCACAAGCGCCCGGAGTACCTCGCCATCAACCCGCACGCGCGCGTGCCCGCCCTTCGCACGGAGGGCGCGGTGGTCACCGAGCTGGGCGCCATTTTGAGCTACCTCGCCGACCGCGAGCCCGCGGCCAAGCTGGCGCCGCCGCCCGGGACCCTCGCACGCGCCCGCTTTCAAGAGTGGCTCTCGTGGCTGGCCAGCAGCGTGCACATCGCGTTCGCGCAGATCTGGCGCGGCGAGCGCTTCTCGGACGATACGGGCACGCACCCCACCATCGCCGAGACCGGACGCCGCACGGTGCGCGCGTACTACGCGGAGATCGACGCGAAGCTCGGCGATCGTCCGTACGCGCTCGAGAGCTACAGCGCGGTGGACCCGTACCTCACCAACTTCTACCGATGGGGGCACCGCATCGGCGAGCCCATGGGTGGTTATCGTTCGCTCGAGCGCCTCGCGCACACGGTCGCGGCCCGCCCCGCTGCCCAGCGCGCCTTTGCGCGCGAAAGGACCAGCTTGACCGGCTGA
- a CDS encoding glycoside hydrolase family 3 protein, producing MGLALSVAGCTSDAEPVAEPPQGMSEQELNLWVSATMRRMSLEDKVSQLFVTYIYGQSADAVDPKNQEAFKEDTPAKVVEHYRPGGIIYFNNDVRDNIDNPKQIAAFSNGLQRAALRTGVRIPLFIATDQEQGLVTRIGPPATAFPGNMAVCASRNADDAKTAARITGNELRAMGVNVDFAPDADVNSNPANPVIGVRSFSSDPALTAQFVTAQVEGYQRSWNVLQTVSATAKHFPGHGDTSEDSHSTLPKIERTKEEWSRIEAVPFRAAAQAGIDAIMTAHIRVPKIDPSGEPSTLSRAIVTGLLRDDLGYKGLIITDSLEMEGVRKMHPDSEIPVLALEAGVDQLLMPKDLPGAIRSVLAAVQSGRLTEARIEQSVKRVLEAKFRRGIVIRPLVDEDDVLETVGAPDHLADAARITDRTVTVLRNEGNLLPFRAPPANVLVAGASTVAVPALAASLQSRGSRATSKPTGTTPSDAVIADAVSAANQSDAVIVLTSGMSTNAAQQKLVQSLVATNKPVVAVAVRNPYDAAYVDRAPAWLATYSSSTGSMESTAKVLLGEVAPVGKLPVSIPASNDPNTERYPLGHGLTW from the coding sequence ATGGGATTAGCGCTGTCCGTTGCAGGCTGTACATCCGACGCGGAGCCCGTGGCGGAGCCGCCGCAGGGGATGAGCGAACAAGAATTGAACCTATGGGTTTCGGCGACCATGCGGAGGATGTCGCTCGAGGACAAGGTCAGCCAGCTATTCGTCACCTACATCTACGGTCAATCGGCCGACGCGGTGGATCCCAAGAATCAGGAAGCCTTTAAAGAGGATACGCCCGCCAAGGTGGTCGAGCACTACCGTCCCGGTGGAATCATCTATTTCAACAATGATGTCCGGGACAACATCGACAATCCCAAACAAATCGCCGCCTTCTCCAACGGATTGCAGCGCGCGGCCCTGCGGACGGGGGTCCGTATTCCGCTCTTCATCGCCACGGATCAGGAGCAAGGTTTGGTCACCCGCATTGGCCCGCCGGCCACGGCATTTCCTGGCAACATGGCGGTATGTGCGAGCCGCAACGCGGATGACGCCAAGACCGCCGCGCGCATCACCGGAAATGAGCTTCGCGCCATGGGGGTGAACGTGGACTTCGCACCCGACGCCGATGTCAATTCCAACCCCGCGAATCCCGTGATTGGCGTTCGCTCCTTTTCGAGCGATCCCGCGCTGACCGCGCAGTTCGTCACCGCTCAGGTCGAAGGCTACCAGCGCTCGTGGAATGTCTTGCAAACGGTCTCCGCCACCGCCAAGCACTTCCCCGGGCATGGTGATACCTCCGAGGATAGCCACTCGACCCTCCCGAAGATCGAGCGCACCAAGGAGGAGTGGTCGCGTATCGAGGCCGTACCGTTCCGCGCGGCCGCCCAAGCGGGCATCGACGCCATCATGACGGCGCACATTCGCGTGCCCAAGATCGACCCCTCCGGCGAGCCCTCGACGTTGTCGCGCGCCATCGTCACGGGGCTTCTGCGCGACGACCTTGGCTACAAGGGCCTGATCATCACCGACTCGCTCGAAATGGAGGGCGTGCGCAAGATGCACCCCGACTCCGAAATTCCCGTGCTGGCGCTCGAGGCCGGCGTGGACCAGCTCCTGATGCCCAAGGATCTCCCCGGCGCCATTCGAAGCGTGCTCGCCGCGGTTCAATCGGGCAGGCTCACCGAGGCGCGCATCGAGCAGAGCGTCAAGCGCGTGCTCGAAGCCAAGTTCCGGCGCGGCATCGTGATCCGGCCGCTGGTGGATGAAGATGACGTCTTGGAGACGGTGGGCGCGCCCGATCACCTCGCCGACGCCGCGCGCATCACGGATCGCACGGTGACCGTCCTTCGCAACGAGGGCAACCTGCTCCCGTTCCGCGCGCCCCCGGCCAATGTCTTGGTCGCCGGCGCCAGCACCGTCGCCGTTCCAGCCCTCGCCGCATCGCTCCAGTCGCGCGGCTCGCGCGCCACGTCCAAGCCGACGGGCACCACGCCGAGCGATGCCGTCATCGCCGACGCGGTGAGCGCCGCGAACCAATCCGACGCCGTGATCGTGCTCACCAGCGGCATGAGCACGAACGCCGCACAACAGAAGCTCGTGCAGTCGCTCGTGGCCACGAACAAGCCGGTCGTCGCCGTGGCCGTGCGAAACCCGTACGATGCGGCCTACGTCGATCGAGCGCCCGCGTGGCTCGCCACGTATTCGAGCTCCACGGGCTCCATGGAGTCGACGGCCAAGGTGCTCTTGGGCGAGGTCGCGCCGGTCGGAAAGCTCCCGGTGTCGATCCCTGCGAGCAACGATCCGAACACGGAGCGGTATCCGCTGGGTCACGGGCTGACGTGGTGA